The genomic segment CGATTGGCGACTCATTCAAACGGGGGTTCGGTTGTATCCAGCCAATCCCAAATACCGAATGCCTGCCGGCGAAATATCAAAGCGGCAGGGCAATACCTCCAATCCCTTGTCAACGGCGGTCCGCAGTAGTTCGCCATATTTGGCATCTGCTAGATCTCCAGAGGTAAATTGAGTACAATCGTTGCGATTGATAAAATACAGCATCACCACCCTGGCTTCCGGCAATAGAGCCATCAGTTCTTGTAGATGTTTTTGACCGCGTTTGGTTTCGGTATCGGGAAACAAAGCTACATTTCCTTGACACCAGGTGGTATTTTTAACTTCTACATAAATTGGTGGCTGGGAAGCACCTGTCAGCAAAAAATCCACCCGGGAATTTTCACCGTATTTTACTTCCGAACGGACGCTGTCGTAGCCGCTAAGTTGGTCAAACAAGTGATTTTCCAGGGCCAATTTAATCACCCGATTGGGAAGTGAAGTATTGATGCCTACCCATACGGGGTCGGGGTCTTCCATTTGAATCATTTCCCAGGTGTAGGGATGTTTGCGTTTGGGGTTGTTGCTAACCGATAGCTGTACCGGTTGCCCCACTTGACAAACGCC from the Geitlerinema sp. PCC 9228 genome contains:
- the sfsA gene encoding DNA/RNA nuclease SfsA, translated to MTDFLYQYPPLKAGILRQRYKRFLADVELENGDVVTAHCPNTGPMTGVCQVGQPVQLSVSNNPKRKHPYTWEMIQMEDPDPVWVGINTSLPNRVIKLALENHLFDQLSGYDSVRSEVKYGENSRVDFLLTGASQPPIYVEVKNTTWCQGNVALFPDTETKRGQKHLQELMALLPEARVVMLYFINRNDCTQFTSGDLADAKYGELLRTAVDKGLEVLPCRFDISPAGIRYLGLAGYNRTPV